In Quercus robur chromosome 10, dhQueRobu3.1, whole genome shotgun sequence, a genomic segment contains:
- the LOC126701431 gene encoding vignain-like encodes MKMRFFCVAVLLALVLGVTKGFDFHENDLASEESLWDLYERWRSHHTISRSLDEKHKRFNVFKENVMHVHNTNKMDKPYKLKLNSFADMTNHEFRSIYAGSKIKHHMTFRGTPRGSGSFMYEREDSVPASVDWRLKGAVTSVKNQRHCGSCWAFSTIVAVEGINQIKTNELVSLSEQELVDCDTKHNHGCNGGLMHYAFEFIKRKGGISTENNYPYHAKDGTCDTSKVNSPSVSIDGHEHVPANDEDALLKAVANQPVSVAIEAGGSDFQFYSEGVFNGKCGTELDHGVAIVGYGTTLDGTKYWIVKNSWGPKWGEKGYIRMERGISDKEGLCGIAMEASYPIKNSSTNPLGPSSYPKDEL; translated from the exons ATGAAAATGAGGTTCTTTTGTGTTGCTGTCTTACTTGCTTTGGTTCTTGGGGTCACTAAGGGTTTTGATTTTCATGAGAACGATTTGGCGTCTGAGGAAAGTTTATGGGATTTGTATGAGAGGTGGAGGAGCCACCACACAATCTCCAGGAGTCTTGATGAGAAGCACAAGCGCTTCAATGTGTTCAAGGAAAATGTAATGCATGTTCATAACACCAACAAGATGGATAAGCCTTACAAGCTGAAACTGAACAGCTTTGCTGACATGACTAACCATGAGTTTAGGAGCATTTATGCTGGCTCAAAGATTAAGCACCACATGACGTTCCGAGGAACGCCACGTGGAAGTGGGAGCTTCATGTATGAGAGGGAGGACAGTGTTCCAGCTTCTGTTGATTGGAGGTTGAAAGGTGCTGTGACTAGTGTGAAGAATCAACGCCATTGTG GTAGTTGCTGGGCATTTTCAACCATTGTAGCAGTTGAGGGTATTAATCAAATCAAGACCAATGAGCTAGTTTCTTTGTCTGAGCAAGAGTTGGTAGACTGTGACACTAAACACAATCATGGCTGTAATGGAGGGCTAATGCATTATGCTTTCGAATTCATCAAGCGAAAGGGGGGCATATCAACAGAAAATAACTACCCTTATCATGCAAAAGATGGAACTTGTGATACATCCAAG GTAAATTCTCCATCAGTGTCAATAGATGGACATGAACATGTGCCTGCTAATGATGAGGACGCATTACTTAAAGCAGTCGCAAATCAACCTGTATCTGTTGCCATAGAGGCTGGGGGTTCCGATTTCCAATTCTACTCAGAG GGGGTGTTTAATGGAAAATGTGGCACAGAGCTTGATCATGGAGTTGCTATTGTGGGCTATGGAACAACCCTAGATGGAACCAAGTACTGGATAGTGAAGAATTCTTGGGGACCTAAATGGGGGGAGAAGGGTTACATACGGATGGAGCGTGGCATCTCTGATAAGGAGGGACTCTGTGGTATAGCAATGGAGGCTTCATATCCCATCAAGAACTCCTCAACTAATCCACTAGGACCTTCATCATATCCTAAAGACGAACTCTAA
- the LOC126701433 gene encoding peptide methionine sulfoxide reductase-like yields the protein MATAADNNNKNPALDPDTDTPNDQGHEFAQFGAGCFWSVELAFQRVAGVVKTEVGYSQGHVPDPNYKLVCTGTTNHVEVVRVQFDPKVCPYTNLFSLFWSRHDPTTPNRQGGDVGSQYRSGIYYYNETQARLAQESKEAKQLELKDKTIVTEILPAKKFYRAEEYHQQYLEKGGRGGAKQSAEKGCNDPIRCYG from the exons ATGGCTACCGCAgctgacaacaacaacaaaaacccagcTCTGGACCCGGATACGGATACTCCGAACGACCAGGGCCACGAGTTTGCTCAATTCGGAGCCGGGTGTTTCTGGAGCGTGGAGCTTGCGTTTCAGCGAGTGGCTGGAGTGGTGAAGACTGAGGTTGGGTATTCTCAGGGTCACGTGCCGGATCCGAATTACAAGCTGGTGTGCACCGGAACCACGAACCACGTGGAGGTGGTGCGGGTCCAGTTCGACCCGAAAGTTTGCCCGTACAccaatcttttctctctcttttggtcTCGCCATGATCCTACAACCCCCAATCGCCAG GGTGGTGATGTGGGCTCACAATATCGATCTGGAATATACTACTACAATGAGACCCAGGCTCGATTAGCTCAGGAATCAAAGGAAGCTAAGCAGTTGGAATTGAAGGACAAGACGATTGTGACAGAAATTCTTCCCGCAAAGAAGTTTTACAGAGCTGAGGAGTATCATCAACAATATCTGGAGAAGGGAGGACGCGGAGGCGCAAAACAATCTGCTGAAAAGGGCTGCAATGACCCCATCAGATGCTATGGTTGA